The genomic region cgtggttgctataatgtggttctcgctcttggtggggcacgtggtgagttgtgcatggatgccgcggagaatagcgtgaagccttcacacgcgctatgtctctgtggtaacgcgctcaacaagccacatgataagatgcgtggattggcggatccgtcctccaccaccctgatTGAGATGAGTCaatacaccaccacgaggacctagagcgcattaggaattgggcattccaaattggggagaaaacgggagaaaaaaacaaaaaagtcggagggtgctctgctggacaaactacattatgacaccaattctaaatcaccccaagcattgttttctgctttatatgttctgaaaaaaaagttttcaaatctgTTCATATCagaaaacatatacgccgataccaatatatctgtgaaaggctaatgtCGGCCGACCGATAAATCGGCCGGGCACTAGTTTATACCACTTATAGCTAGAATAAGCCTATAATTAATTAAAGAAAATGTTGccccagtttgagaaccactggtctaggggGTCCTTGCACTATAGTTAGTTCCATTCATAACAGAGTGTGAGCATTTAACGTGGTCGTCattgtgttgttgtttgtgtgtgtgacactgAAGGCTTACCTTGCCCCAGAAGACCTGGTCAGCTCTATTGTGTAGCAGTTAGGCCGGGTTTTTTCCGAGGCACCTGGTTAGCTCAGTCTTTCATATTTGGTGTTTAATAAGGGGGTTGAAAGGGTTAACACACTCGCACATTCTCTTCCCCTCTGACACCACCCCATTTTTTTTCCTGTATCCGGGCAGGTAAGCGTCCTGGGCCCTACAGACATAAACCTCTGTATTTTCAGTCTAGCTCTCTCCATTTCCCTCTTATACTCTTGTTGAGACTTCCTTAAGTCCAACTCAAACCTTTCTCGCTGTAAAGCCAGCAACTCTTGTTTCATTACAAGCACCTCTTTTTTTCTATCACAAGAGCCTCCTCTGTAACACCAAGCTCTCTTGACTATTTCCAATTTGTATAAGTTTTGTGGTAAGTCATCCATTAAAGACAGCAAACTCTCTCAACAGAGCGACAGTCAGTTGTATAAAATCTGCACGGAAAAGCACAACTAAGCAGCGTGTTTAATGCTCTCTgagaagttgcatctctcaattcATTCCTTTAAGAGCAACACAGCAAAAAATATTGAACATACTAGTTGGTTATTGGATGACTAAAGGAACATCTATCCTATTTCTAGGATGTGTTGGACCTCTACCAGTGACTTCTGTTTACATGTTTTACAAAATGTATGTTCGTCAGCAGCAGTATCACCCTGTAGCTGTAGACTgcttgcccactgaagctaagcagggttgagcctggtcactACCTGGataggagacctcctggggaaaactgtccttgctgctggaagaggtgttagcgaggccagcagggggtgaaATTTtagtttccatcagctttattttgatgcgctaaaactttatTCCTTGGATGgaaaagtagttaatgatataaATATTTGACCTGTTACTTTATGCTATTGATGTGGTtcactttttatatcattttcattttatcccacttgtatttattttgactttatttttttattttagacctgaTGAAGCTGAAAGAGGAAAGTGAAggactgaatgaagtggaggagaaacatcagtatcagaaaccTACTAAATTCgtaactggagaaaaatcttatAGTTGCTCCCAGACTGAAAAGAAACACTCACAAAAAAGATCTCgaagaacaaaaaaagaaaattctttcacctgccctcagtgtggaaagagtttcacaaataAAGTAGCCCTTCAAAggcacataagaattcacactggagagaaacctttcacatgccctcagtgtggaaaaagtttctttGTAAAAGGAAGCCTTCAAaggcacatgagaattcacactggagagaagccttacacgtgccatcagtgtgaaaagagtttcacacataaaGGAGGTCTTAAAGTCCACTTAAgaactcacactggagagaagccttacacatgccatcagtgtggaaagagttttagaCATAAAGGAAGTCTTGATATCCACACAAGAACTCACACTgtagagaagccttacacatgcctccagtgtgaaaagagtttcacagaGAAAGGAAGTCTTAAAGTCCACATAAgaactcacactggagagaaaccttacacatgccatcagtgtgaaaGGAGTTACACACACAAAGCAAGTCTTAATATCCACATAAGAACTCACAATgtagagaagccttacacatgccatcagtgtgaaaagagttttAGACATAAAGTAAGTCTTAAAGtccacataagaattcacactggagagaagccttacacatgccatcagtgtgaaaagagtttcacacatgaaaaaatttataaggagcacatgagaattcacactggagagactcCATAtaaatgccttcagtgtggaaagagtttaacAGACAAAAGTGCCCTTAATTATCACATGAAAATTCACACCGGAGAAAGGCCTTTCATATGCcctcagtgtgggaagagtttcatcaACAAATATTCCCTAAAGTATCACatcagaattcacactggagaaaagccttatACCTGCAATCTATGTGAAAAGACTTTCACACATAGAGGAAGTCTGAGTTGCCACTTAAAAACTCACACTGGAGCGAAGCCTTTcagatgccttcagtgtggaaagagtttcgcaGGAAAAACAAAGCTAAGAGCTCATATGAAATGTCATTCAAGAGAGAAATTACTCCAATGTTCTAAAGACTAAAAGAGTGATATGGTGATAACTCTTATAGGATGGatgaaataaagacaaaaaataattttggtcaTACCAATATGCCTATTTTGAGAGACATTATAAGGATGAGACTTGTCTTTCCTGTACATAGGAATGGAGAAATCCTATGGGAACTGGAAGAAATACAGTTCAAAGAGTAAATCATCTAAAGTAATTTTCTGTAATTTGTCTGTAATTAAATGCCACCTTCTTCCACAGGAAAATATATGAATTGATGGAGATGTGCTGTCTGGAGAGGGCACTATTAGTTGTATGGATGATTCTTCTGATTGATGACAAAGAAATTACCAATTCATCTGCACTACACAGTTGCATTTTGGTAATGGCCTGGGAGCAcagagttgtcaaaaccttttATATCCAGTGAAATTGGGTTGTTTTGGTTTGTGGGAGAAGTAATTGCATCCCAAAGTaagtttacaataaaaaaaaaaacacctttcaaTTCAGGGGCCCGTTCTTCGTACGTTGATTATAGAGTTATCTGGATTTCATTGTTGATGATTTGACCTGATCCTGAATTGTTACATTCTTCGAAGAGCATCTCTGAGTTGCTGTCATGGCAACAGGTCCGTTAGCTCAAACCTGCTCTGGACAAAACTTATTTAACATAAACAGGATTAGATTGCACCTTTAAGCAGATGTGATACTGGAAGTCTTCCCAGCCTCTGCATTATTCTTACAAGAGCAGCCTTTGGAAGCAGATATGTTTAATAAATTtagtataattataattttatgaatcatttcaaataaataataatattgtagatTATAAAAGGCACAGCTCATTTAGAGGTACTGCTTTAGCCATGAGTAATCTACTTCatattcactcaaaaaaaaaaaaaaaaaaacaattgtgcatAAACTTCTGTCTGCATTGAACTTAGTCCTTAGTGCACTGTACAGCTCAACAGATGCAAAGAACTTATAAGAGCAATGTCTGTATTTGTGCCATTAGAAAAGTGTACATGATAGCcctcttaaataaaaaatattttatgattttCGTTGTTTTCCAGCCATGTAAAAACACCAAGTGCTTTAGAAGactacggagtggttcgactctcctgttGTCATTTACTGCCTTTTAGCTTTGAATATGTCACATTataagttgcatacatttttggctgagatATCGTATCGACGACGGTAGAGTTAAACCACTCCGTTaattcttctccagcacatcccaaaaactttcagtggggttaaggtcaggactctgtggtggccaattcatgtgtgaaaattattctcCATGCTCTCTGAACCACTCTTTctcaatttgagcccgatgaatcttgccattgtcatcctggaatatgtcGGTACGGTGATGgtaaaaaatccattgatgggataacgtGGTCATTCAGgtactcagctgacttcattttattgccgcataacattgctgagcctagacctgaccaactgaggaaaccccagatcataaccattatttaaatccaaataaaaaaaaaatgttttatagccaggcagtttatttacagtgctaTATACATACAAAAAACAAATCTCTTATTTAAGTGTAAATCAAGAAATAAATGCatataatgatttattattatttcacaaaaGTTTATGGCATCTTTACATTGGTATGTTGTGTCGCCAGCCAATCACTGCATTGCTGATCATGGTTTCAAGTATCATTACATGTGCCCTTTTCAGTAAACACAGGTACGCGCAATTACCTCAGACAACTCAATCGAAATATACTAATCAAATCCGCTAATGTGTTTGAAGAACAAAATTAGATAGAGAGGAATTATCATGATTAGAAGATATGGAATACGTCATATAATCTCAGATGCGTTAAGCAAAGTACAAAGAACGGCCCCAGGTGATAACTTTTTAAAAAACTGCTGTCATAATATCCTTAAACatgcacaaaaatattttagcctatttttaagatttgtgcattttaatttaataaattctgtgattgaatttgaatgatctttaatacataaatatatttaagttttattactTTTAGTATGTatttgaaatgtgtgtgtgtgtgtgtgtgtttattgcatTGACTAGATTGCGACGTGGATTGAAGGCAGAAGACATGCATTGGATTGTTTGCGATTCACTCATAGTGAAACTAATAACACTGGCTAAAATTGTGAGAGGAATGTCATAAATGTAGCAATAATTTACAATGCACTTTAATGCTAGTACATGGTGTATTTAATGTGTATAGCTACTGTTATTCAATAAACATCTTAATGAAGATGTGCACAACGTAAGATTAAGAAGTACAGACTTTATTTTCAACATTATAAACAGTCATTTACACAgcaggttgatgtgaacaatactgtatttttaaattgccatttttaaatACTTGACAACATAAGTAAAAGACAACAGTAGTTTAAGCTCTAAcatttgttccacaaaagtgtGATCGCTTGCCTTTTGTGTATCCGCAGTTAACTCATTCAGAcagttaaatatatttaaaaggtGGAAATAAAGTGTCTTCAAAGGAATATAATATAACTGAAAATGGACGTGGCGTCACCGCTTCATCAGAGAGGCGCAGGGAAGGCAGCACAGAGAAGTGTTTGCTTCAGGTAGGATCTGGTGGCCTCTGCAGCTCTGAGGTCCGGCGGCTTTCTCCAGCACCGGTGGTGAGCGAGGCAAATAGCTGCCACGGATCAGGGGGCTCATTCTGTTGGCGGCATTGTGCTTGTCATTTAACAACAGAGAACGAggcaccattaacttctgatacgcTTCAAATTGATTTCTATTGGCTTCATTGAGCACATATGCTCATGCATACCTCGTGAACAAACGAGCTGTGCAATGACAGGCCATTTTACATCTACTTCGAGTGGCACATGGGAGAGGGGGTGAGTTAAAAGTTCAGTGGTTGCTACAATGAGTCaactgtccaatggcatttttttttttgttttttttttgttattaacaattttattgaccCCAATGTCCAGAGTcatcccatcacccaggatacagagtctggggctaaatgaaagttCAGTGTTCAACACCTCACTCATAAAGTTCTGAacactcaaccaaaattcttggatctttacacatccccaaaatacatgtattgtgtccccatcttctgtttgactccgccagcaggtgggtgtgtctttaagacccaacctatacaatctagagggggtccagtagaaccgatgcaaaatcttaaattgcattagacggacccttgcatctctagatgcagacttgatgctttttaggatcctggcccacactccctcctccaaagtttaaatccttctcccataatctcttgagagaagatgaaactccatcccccagactctgaatcaacagggagtaatacactgatgcttcatgacctttcccaaaagcagtaatcatcatttccagagtatctgccactttaggggggtgtacactactcccaaaaatagtacagagcaagtggcgcagctgtaaatacctaaagaactgagatctaggaatcttaaaatgttgaaccaaattatcaaaagatctcagtactgcactctcatataggtcaccaagtgtagtaacccccctcccaatccactctgaccaacagaaaggggacttattaatgtgtaatttagggttcagccatatgcttgaggcaacacttaaataaatgtctgaactaaacactctggacactttcgtCCAAACCAGGTGCAgatgtgagataatggggtgtgacttaacttctccgattagtttgatcgaaaggctttgtaattgtgaaataggggcaagaacttcctgttcaataacaaaccagggaggggctctctcaggtgggagtgaccaatgggccaaatgcataataataaaacaaaatcttgggtaggcctagcccacctttgtcaatcggcctatgtaacttattaaaatgtaacctgggacacttaccattccaaatgaaggacttcattatgctatcaaattgcttaaaataagagagggggacatctacagggagagactgcagcaggtagttaaaaatgcagttcattttaataacattaaccttccaaatcatcgataaatgtaatgaagcccacctgcccacatctctcgaaaacctttttattagaggctcaaaatgaactctgactgaatcacataaatttgctgggaataaaatgcccaaatacttaatgccctgtttgggccactggaaggaacccagctgaaaagccgttactgggcagtacgcagaaagccaaagcttcggatttagaccaattaacggatttagaccaattaaatctagcagggtcggagacgaataataaaatatcatctgcgtaaagcaaaagcttatgtgccactcctcctgccatcacccctggaaaatcattctcttttcttatcgcagcttctaatggttccagggcaagacagaacaataatggggaaagagggcaaccctgctgggtgcccctatccagagtaaaataatctgaaattaatccatttgtttgtaccgccgctactgggtgtctataaagtaacttaatccatccaataaaagtattcccgaactcgtatatttccaaaatcttaaaaagataatcccattctaccatatcaaatgccttttcggcgtcaagtgagatggcagcgaccggagactgatcattcgctactgaccacacgatattaatgagacgcctgatgttatcagaagagctgcggccctgaataaaccccacctgatctatatgtataaaagaagtcataactttacttaatcggttagccaacattttacatctagctggatcagggaaattggacgttaactcttacactcgcttggatctttgtcctttttaagaatcagactgatccgggcttgtgtcatggttgggggaagctttccattctttaatgattctgtataaacttctagcaaaagtggagccagttctgtagcataagatctaaaaaactcagcggcaaagccgtctggcccgggagccttgcctgtaggtaaggacttaattacctcatcaagctcctccaaggttatctcagaatcaagagaatttttttgctcagtcgtcagtttagggagaactaatggttccacaa from Myxocyprinus asiaticus isolate MX2 ecotype Aquarium Trade chromosome 5, UBuf_Myxa_2, whole genome shotgun sequence harbors:
- the LOC127440798 gene encoding gastrula zinc finger protein XlCGF57.1-like isoform X1, which gives rise to MEFIKEEFVKEEFKEESEDICIAEPFRLKNEDTEEQRDLMKLKEESEGLNEVEEKHQYQKPTKFVTGEKSYSCSQTEKKHSQKRSRRTKKENSFTCPQCGKSFTNKVALQRHIRIHTGEKPFTCPQCGKSFFVKGSLQRHMRIHTGEKPYTCHQCEKSFTHKGGLKVHLRTHTGEKPYTCHQCGKSFRHKGSLDIHTRTHTVEKPYTCLQCEKSFTEKGSLKVHIRTHTGEKPYTCHQCERSYTHKASLNIHIRTHNVEKPYTCHQCEKSFRHKVSLKVHIRIHTGEKPYTCHQCEKSFTHEKIYKEHMRIHTGETPYKCLQCGKSLTDKSALNYHMKIHTGERPFICPQCGKSFINKYSLKYHIRIHTGEKPYTCNLCEKTFTHRGSLSCHLKTHTGAKPFRCLQCGKSFAGKTKLRAHMKCHSREKLLQCSKD
- the LOC127440798 gene encoding gastrula zinc finger protein XlCGF52.1-like isoform X2, which translates into the protein MKLKEESEGLNEVEEKHQYQKPTKFVTGEKSYSCSQTEKKHSQKRSRRTKKENSFTCPQCGKSFTNKVALQRHIRIHTGEKPFTCPQCGKSFFVKGSLQRHMRIHTGEKPYTCHQCEKSFTHKGGLKVHLRTHTGEKPYTCHQCGKSFRHKGSLDIHTRTHTVEKPYTCLQCEKSFTEKGSLKVHIRTHTGEKPYTCHQCERSYTHKASLNIHIRTHNVEKPYTCHQCEKSFRHKVSLKVHIRIHTGEKPYTCHQCEKSFTHEKIYKEHMRIHTGETPYKCLQCGKSLTDKSALNYHMKIHTGERPFICPQCGKSFINKYSLKYHIRIHTGEKPYTCNLCEKTFTHRGSLSCHLKTHTGAKPFRCLQCGKSFAGKTKLRAHMKCHSREKLLQCSKD